From Tiliqua scincoides isolate rTilSci1 chromosome 2, rTilSci1.hap2, whole genome shotgun sequence, the proteins below share one genomic window:
- the CCDC22 gene encoding coiled-coil domain-containing protein 22 produces MEEVDKILIRYLRLSGTDIPDEVQSVHEFTTELIVESVVRCLHVINPSVGAGLSHILPPGMSARFRIGMSLAQACQDLGYQGEVGYQTFLYSSEPEIRRLLLFLVEKLPRDASEDAAQPVGKSTALHRAIATAVKEQLAIPWVPPVCRTPRLQLLQGSCLLKRFQAQPLVVPRELDPFTGKVPQERKEFFVKFLPPVSAQLPQPTSLVPSLLELNMAELSAIQDWENEWKSQGLGSRMAPEEYCQWKRQRLQHRLLDQLRQASPRTGSAQQGTTAYELIQLLGSFGAGQERAGALAKGSRFTHTQNLAYKQEAESPTQVETMPISRTSEQELREHQAAELETLEGELNSLVGQIGDLEGQMTTLGLTLTQVEREVRQRQLEVAEQEQTLRVKGWTVELLPDAENNMAKLQVVVEGSAQRVIQLAAQWEKHRVPLIQELRELKALHDSKALESSRRLSEIRELHERIRSAADEAKHKDDLYKQLLVELESLPKDVSRSAYTQRILEIVGNIRKQKEEITKILLDTKGLQKEINGLTGKLDRTFAVTDELVFKDAKRDEAVRKAYKYLAALHENCSQLIQTIEDTGTILREIRDLEEQIESETSKKTQSNLERILNDYRAMKQENTVLFNRTQDT; encoded by the exons ATGGAGGAGGTGGACAAGATCCTCATACGTTACCTCCGTCTCTCTGGGAC GGATATCCCAGATGAAGTACAGAGCGTCCATGAGTTCACTACTGAGCTGATAGTTGAATCTGTTGTGCGATGCCTCCATGTCATCAACCCTTCTGTGGGTGCAGGCCTCAGCCACATCCTTCCTCCTGGCATGTCTGCTCGCTTTCGGATTGGCATGAGCCTGGCACAAGCCTGCCAG GACTTGGGATACCAGGGAGAAGTTGGCTACCAGACATTCTTGTATAGCAGTGAGCCTGAAATCCGACGACTCCTTCTATTCCTGGTAGAAAAGTTACCACGAGATGCCTCAGAGGATGCTGCCCAGCCTGTGG GCAAATCAACAGCACTTCATAGGGCCATTGCCACTGCCGTCAAGGAGCAACTGGCTATCCCCTGGGTTCCTCCTGTTTGCCGAACCCCCCGCCTGCAGCTACTACAG GGTTCATGCCTGCTGAAGCGATTCCAGGCTCAACCCTTGGTTGTACCTCGGGAATTGGACCCATTCACTGGGAAGGTTCCTCAAG AAAGAAAAGAATTCTTTGTTAAGTTCCTGCCccctgtgtcagcccagctgcCCCAACCAACATCCTTGGTGCCATCCCTGTTGGAGCTAAATATGGCTGAACTGAGCGCAATCCAAGATTGGGAGAACGAGTGGAAGAGCCAGGGCCTTGGATCACGCATGGCTCCAGAG GAGTACTGCCAATGGAAGCGTCAGCGGCTGCAGCACCGTCTCTTGGACCAACTACGCCAAGCATCTCCTCGTACTGGGTCTGCCCAGCAGGGGACAACAGCCTATGAACTGATTCAGCTCCTGGGCTCTTTTGGTGCTGGCCAGGAGCGAGCTGGAGCTCTGGCCAAGGGGTCTCGTTTTACTCATACTCAGAACTTGGCCTATAAGCAG GAAGCAGAGTCCCCAACACAAGTTGAAACGATGCCAATCTCTCGAACATCAGAACAG GAATTGCGAGAACACCAGGCAGCAGAACTGGAGACCTTGGAAGGTGAACTGAACAGCCTTGTGGGACAAATTGGGGACCTTGAGGGGCAAATGACCACACTGGGACTGACCCTCACACAG GTGGAGAGAGAGGTGCGGCAGAGACAGTTAGAAGTAGCGGAGCAGGAACAGACCTTGCGCGTGAAAGGTTGGACTGTGGAGTTGCTGCCTGATGCAGAGAACAACATGGCAAAGCTGCAG GTGGTGGTTGAGGGCAGTGCACAGCGGGTCATCCAGCTGGCTGCTCAATGGGAGAAGCACCGGGTGCCTTTAATCCAGGAACTACGGGAACTTAAGGCGCTCCATGACTCCAAGGCG CTTGAATCATCACGGCGCTTGTCAGAGATCAGAGAACTGCATGAGCGGATCCGATCAGCTGCTGATGAGGCCAAGCACAAAGATGATCTCTACAAACAGTTG CTTGTGGAACTGGAATCCCTTCCTAAGGATGTGTCTCGCTCTGCCTATACCCAACGCATCCTGGAGATTGTCGGCAACATCCGTAAGCAGAAAGAAGAGATCACAAAG ATCTTGTTGGATACCAAGGGGCTTCAGAAGGAGATCAATGGCCTGACTGGGAAGCTGGACAGAACTTTTGCGGTCACGGATGAACTAGTTTTCAAG GATGCCAAGCGTGATGAGGCAGTGAGGAAAGCATACAAGTATTTGGCAGCCCTGCATGAG AACTGCAGTCAGCTGATCCAGACCATTGAGGACACGGGCACTATCCTACGGGAAATCCGGGACCTAGAAGAGCAG ATCGAGAGTGAAACCAGCAAGAAAACCCAGAGCAACTTGGAGAGGATCCTCAACGACTACCGGGCCATGAAGCAGGAAAACACAGTGCTGTTCAATCGTACTCAAGATACATGA
- the FOXP3 gene encoding forkhead box protein P3 has protein sequence MLSPSRAATASSQDKQNQAVLSQQAALTDSSQQQPFFRPLPGLLLAPEVPVVSSGYTLSDRINTMKWDWSHTAPQSRDRSPGKRLSLDAIPCFLRWERTACREHKGGNTEWQLQEELVHTLEDKLAQEKQKLYIMQAELAPKSPSQHMYTPGMILPGQAKGPRSKFESQGYLSCSYGGHTSSERNPSMECYRLNTIRPPFTYAALISWAILESPKKQLSLNEIYHWFSKNFGYYRENTPTWKNAIRHNLSLHKCFVRVENMKGAVWTVDELEYQKKRNQRYSPYPYPFPNSQGAAGTSSAAWETMDQLRTERSTPYRPESSLPPLCLLRDCKLKDLTLASPSEA, from the exons ATGCTGAGCCCATCAAGGGCTGCAACCGCTTCTTCCCAGGACAAACAGAACCAAGCAGTGCTGAGCCAACAG GCTGCCCTCACAGACAGCAGTCAACAGCAGCCATTCTTCCGGCCCCTCCCAGGACTGCTACTGGCACCAGAAGTTCCAGTTGTAAGCTCAGGCTATACCCTTTCCGACA GAATTAACACAATGAAATGGGATTGGAGTCATACAGCTCCACAATCCAGAGACAGGTCCCCAGGGAAGAGGCTCTCTTTGGATGCCATCCCTTGCTTCCTCCGCTGGGAAAG GACTGCATGCAGGGAGCACAAAGGAGGCAATACTGAGTGGCAGTTGCAAGAAGAATTGGTGCATACATTAGAAGATAAA CTGGCGCAAGAGAAGCAAAAATTGTATATTATGCAGGCAGAGCTGGCACCCAAGTCCCCTTCCCAGCATATGTACACACCAGGGATGATCCTTCCAGGCCAGGCCAAAGGGCCAAGGAGCAAGTTTGAGAGTCAGGGATACCTATCCTGCAGCTATGGAGGCCATACCTCTTCAG AGAGAAATCCCAGCATGGAATGTTACCGGCTCAACACCATCCGCCCACCCTTCACTTATGCTGCGCTCATTAGTTGG gcTATCCTAGAATCACCCAAGAAACAGCTGAGCCTGAATGAGATTTATCACTGGTTCAGCAAGAACTTTGGCTACTACAGAGAGAACACACCTACTTGGAAG AACGCTATCCGACACAACCTGAGTTTGCACAAGTGCTTTGTGCGTGTGGAGAACATGAAAGGAGCTGTGTGGACGGTGGATGAGTTGGAATACCAGAAGAAGAGGAACCAGCGCTACTCTCCTTATCCATACCCATTTCCAAACAGCCAAGGAGCAGCAGGAACCTCTTCTGCAGCATGGGAAACAATGGACCAGCTGAGAACAGAAAGGAGCACCCCCTACAGGCCAgaatcctctctcccccccctttgtttGCTCAGGGACTGTAAGCTGAAGGATCTGACGCTAGCTTCCCCTTCAGAGGCCTAG